One genomic region from Esox lucius isolate fEsoLuc1 chromosome 24, fEsoLuc1.pri, whole genome shotgun sequence encodes:
- the LOC105010221 gene encoding cytochrome P450 26B1, which yields MLFDHFDLVSALATLAACVVSMALLLAVSQQLWQLRWTSTRDKNCKLPMPKGSMGFPIIGETCHWLFQGSGFHASRRQKYGNVFKTHLLGRPLIRVTGSENVRKVLMGEHTLVSVDWPQSTSTLLGPHSLANSIGDIHRKRRKVFAKVFSHEALESYLPKIRQVIQESLRVWSSNPEPINVYRESQRLSFTMAIRVLLGFRVADEELRHLFSTFQEFVDNIFSLPLDLPFSGLRKGVRARDTLQKGIEKAIREKPLCSMGKDYSDALDILLESAKENGTELSMQELKEATLELIFASFATTASASTSLIMQLLRHPSVLEKLREELRTRGILHNGCLCEGDLGLDTIISLKYLDCVIKEVLRLFSPVSGGYRTALQTFELDGVQIPKGWSVMYSIRDTHDTSSVFKDVDAFDPDRFSQERCEDKEGRFHYLPFGGGIRTCLGKQLANVFLRILAIELASMSRFELASRSFPRVITVPVVHPVDGLKVKFYGLDSNQNEIPSDLLADIKTEELLGAPV from the exons ATGCTATTCGATCACTTTGACCTGGTTTCTGCCTTGGCCACCTTGGCGGCCTGCGTGGTGTCCATGGCCCTCCTCCTAGCGGTTTCCCAACAGCTCTGGCAGCTCCGATGGACCTCTACTCGGGACAAGAACTGCAAGCTGCCGATGCCCAAAGGGTCCATGGGGTTCCCCATCATCGGCGAAACCTGCCACTGGCTCTTCCAG GGCTCGGGCTTTCACGCGTCTCGGCGTCAGAAGTACGGGAACGTATTCAAGACCCACCTGTTAGGTCGCCCCCTGATCCGGGTCACAGGTTCTGAGAACGTCCGGAAGGTTCTGATGGGGGAACACACACTGGTCAGTGTGGACTGGCCGCAGAGCACCTCCACACTGCTTGGCCCCCATTCACTGGCCAACAGCATAGGAGACATACACCGCAAAAGACGAAAG GTGTTTGCCAAGGTGTTCAGCCACGAGGCACTGGAGTCCTACCTCCCCAAGATCCGACAGGTCATCCAAGAGTCCCTGAGGGTCTGGAGCTCCAACCCAGAACCCATAAACGTTTACAG ggagTCCCAGAGGTTGTCGTTTACCATGGCCATCAGGGTGCTCCTTGGATTTAGGGTCGCGGACGAGGAGTTGAGACATCTGTTCTCCACCTTCCAGGAGTTCGTGGACAACATCTTTTCCCTGCCCTTGGACCTGCCCTTCAGCGGGTTACGCAag ggtgtgcGCGCGAGGGACACACTTCAGAAAGGCATCGAGAAAGCCATCCGAGAGAAACCCCTCTGTTCCATGGGGAAGGATTACAGCGATGCACTTGATATCCTGCTGGAGAGCGCTAAAGAGAATGGAACCGAGCTCAGCATGCAGGAACTCAAG GAGGCAACCTTGGAACTTATCTTTGCGTCCTTTGCAACCACAGCGAGCGCATCCACCTCTCTAATCATGCAACTCCTTCGTCATCCCTCTGTACTGGAGAAACTGCGAGAGGAGCTACGGACCAG GGGTATTCTTCACAATGGATGTCTCTGTGAGGGGGATCTGGGTCTGGACACCATCATTAGTCTGAAGTATTTGGACTGTGTCATCAAGGAGGTCCTCAGGCTCTTCTCGCCGGTGTCTGGAGGATATCGAACGGCactgcagacttttgaactggAT GGGGTTCAGATTCCTAAGGGCTGGAGCGTCATGTACAGCATCCGAGACACTCATGACACCTCCTCCGTGTTCAAGGACGTTGATGCGTTTGACCCCGACCGCTTCTCCCAGGAGCGCTGCGAGGACAAGGAGGGCCGTTTCCACTACCTCCCGTTTGGTGGCGGCATTCGCACCTGCCTGGGGAAGCAACTGGCCAATGTCTTCCTGCGTATCCTCGCCATCGAGCTGGCAAGCATGAGCCGGTTCGAGCTGGCAAGCCGGAGTTTTCCCAGGGTCATCACTGTGCCGGTGGTGCATCCTGTGGATGGCCTGAAGGTCAAGTTCTATGGTCTGGATTCTAACCAGAACGAGATTCCGTCCGATCTCTTGGCTGACATCAAGACCGAGGAGCTGCTGGGAGCGCCGGTTTAG